ATGACGGCGTTATATGAAAAGTATGCCTCCCCGTTCACCAAAAAAGTGCTCGCGGGGGAAGGGACGAGTGTATTCGACGCAGCGACCTTCGACGGGAAGCTAATGGCGATTCCAAGCCTGGAATCCTCCATTGAACGGTCGATGTACATCTGGATTCGTACCGACTGGCTGGAGAAGCTGGGACTCCAGCCGCCGAAGACCATGGCGGATGTGCTTGCGATCTCCGAAGCCTTCGTGGAGAAGGACCCGGACGGGAACGGCAAGAAGGATACCATCGGACTCGGCATCACTAAGGATCTGTGGGGAGGGGCCATGGGGCTGGAAGGCTTCATGGCCGGGTACAACGCTTACCCGAATATCTGGGTGGATGACGGCAGCGGCAAGCTGGTCTATGGCAGCATACAGCCTGAAGTGAAGCAAGCGCTCCAGGTGCTCCAGGATATGGCCAAGAAGGGACAGCTCGACCAGGAGTTCGGGGTCAAGGACGGCGGCAAGGTCTCCGAGATGATCTCCGCAGGCAAGATCGGGATGGAGTACGGAGAGCAATGGAATTCCATCTGGCCGCTGCAGCTTAACCGTGACAATGATCCCAAGGCGCAATGGCAGGCCTTCCCGATTGTCTCGGAATCGGGCGATACGCCGAAGGTGCCGCTCAAATTCAGCACCACCCGTTTCTTCGCGGTCAAGAAGGGAGCCACGAACCCTGAAGCTGTAATCAAAATGTTCAATCTGCATGTGGAGAAGAACTGGGGCGAGACGGCCGAATTCGATAAGTACTATGCACCGCCGGAAGCGGAGAGTGTCTGGCAGCTGTCCCCGGTTACACCGTATCCGGTAACGAAGAACGTAGACGCCTTCCGTGAGATTGATGCTGCCCGAAAGGCAGGTGATTTCTCTACCCTGAAAGGCGAAGCCAAGACGATCCAAGGGAAGCTGGAGTCCTATGCTTCAGGTTCAACGGAAGGCTTCTCTCTATGGGGCTGGGAGCGGATCTATGGCGAGCAAGGCTCCATGGGAATAGCCGACCAGTACATCAAGAATGACCAGTTCCTGCAGGAGAAATTCGTCGGCGCTCCGACACCGACCATGGTCGAGCGCAAAACGACGCTTGAAAAGCAGCAGAATGAAATGTTTGTCAAAATCATTCTAGGTGATCCTATCGACAAGTTCGACCAGTTTGTGAAGGACTGGAAGAAGCTGGGCGGCGATCAAATTACGCAAGAGGTCAACGAATGGTACGCAGCGACTAAGAAATAAGGCGCCTTGGAGGAAGAAAACGACCTTTTCTTCCTCCATTCCATTCTTGCCCTGCAGATGTGGAGGATAACGATGAGAGCAAAACTGCGAAAAGAACTGCCGCTTCATTTGATGCTTTTGCCGGGACTGGTGATGATCATTCTGTTCTCCTACGTCCCCATGGCCGGTGTCATGATCGCGTTCCAGAAATTCATCCCTGCCAAGGGCTTGTTCGGGGATCAGAAGTGGGTGGGCCTGGATAACTTCGAATATGTGATGAACCTGCCAAGCTTCACACAGGTGCTGTGGAATACGCTGTTTATTTCGAGTCTCAAGCTGATTCTGGGCCTCATTATTCCGCTGGTGTTCGCAATTCTGCTGAACGAGCTGGCCAGTAATGTGATTAAACGGTCCGTGCAGACAGCGATTTATCTGCCGTATTTCTTGTCCTGGGTTGTGCTTGGCGGCATCTTGATTGATATTCTGTCTCCATCGGGCGGGATTGTGAATGAATTCCTGGGATGGTTCGGCGTCTCCAAGATCTTTTTCCTCGGCGACAATGACTGGTTCCCCTTCACGCTGATTGCCTCGGATGTGTGGAAGAACTTCGGCTACGGCACGATTGTATATCTGGCGGCTATAACGGGCATTGATCCCGGATTGTATGAAGCGGCTACCATTGACGGTGCTAACCGCTGGCACAAGACCTGGCATATTACCATTCCGGGCATACGTATGGTCATCGTCCTGCTGTCGGTACTCAGTCTGGGACAACTGCTGAATGCGGGCTTCGATCAGGTCTTCAATCTGTACAGTCCGCAGGTCTACGAGAGCGGGGATATCCTGGATACCTTCGTCTACCGGATCGGTCTTTTGGACGCCCAATACGGCGTAGCGACTGCCGTCGGCTTCTTTAAATCGATCATATCGCTAACCTTAATATCCAGCTCGTATTTCCTGGCTTACCGTTTTGCCAAATACCGGATCTTCTAGAGGAGGGAGTACCCTTGGAGCAACAGCTAACGCCCAAACCGGAGGAATGGACTCCCATTCGCCCCAAAAAACGCTTTGACGGGATTGCGGTATTGAACGCAACCGTTCTGATTCTGGTCTCACTGCTCTGTATCCTGCCGCTCATTCATATTATAGCGGTGTCTTTCAGCTCCAGCGCGGCGGCTTCCGCAGGGTATGTCAGACTCTGGCCGGTAGACTTCACATTCGCCTCGTATATGTATACGATGAGCCGGACTGAATTCTGGCAGTCGATGCTTGTCTCCCTGACGCGGATCGGAATCGGCACGCCGCTGAATCTTCTGTTAACGATCCTCGTGGCCTACCCGCTGTCCAAGGAATCGCACGCTCTGCGGTTCCGCAGCGTCTATGCCTGGGCCTTCTTCGTCACGATGCTGTTCAACGGCGGGCTGATTCCCTGGTATACCACGCTCAAGGAGTATGGCCTGCTGGATTCCATCTGGGCACTGGTATTGCCCGGCGCAGTTCCTGTGTTCAGCGTAGTGCTGCTGCTTAACTTCTTCCGGGAGATTCCGAAGGAGCTGGAAGAGGCGGCGCTGATTGACGGGGCCGGCCACTTCCGGACGGTCTGGTCCATCTTCGTGCCGATCTCCAAGCCGGCGCTGGCTACTCTGGCCTTATTCTCAATGGTGGAGCACTGGAACAGCTGGTTCGACGGCCTGCTGCTCATGGGCAATCCGGCCAACTATCCGCTGCAAAGTTATATTCAGACGATTGTGATCCAGCAGAACCTGTCGAATATGTCGCGTGATGCCATGCTTGATCTGGCGCTGATCTCGGACCGGACGCTGAAGTCTTCCCAGATCTTCCTCGGCTCCCTGCCGATTATTCTGGCTTATCCGTTCCTGCAGAAATATTTCGTGAAGGGGATTGTACTCGGCAGTGTCAAAGGTTAACCTCCCGGAAGTTATGCATAAGCCTGCGGCTCTCCCCGGATTCAGGCTATAATGGTGAAAATGATTGCTGGGGGCCTGGGATTATTGTTCAAAAAGGATTACTCACTGCGCAATACGATATTTCTGCGGCTGATTGTGACCTTTCTGCTCATTATGCTGCCTATTCTTGTCTTCGCCGCTTATCTGTATCAATGGATTATGCAAACGGCCAGCAGCGATATCCGAAGCTCGGCCAGCGCCCAGACCGTCTTTTACTTAAATGATATGGAGAATGAGATCGAGCGGATGAAGCTGCTGCAATACAGTCTGCTGGAGGATGAGGATCTGAACAAGCTGGCCCTGACCTGGGAAACGCTGCCGACCATTGACCGGACGGAGAATCTGAATTCGCTGATGAAGCGGCTATTCATCGTGCAGAACAGCAGCACGTATATCAAGGACGTCAGGGTTCATATCATGACTATAGGCCGGACTATCTCATCGGTCGGCGGCGTGCGTGAGATTGAACTGAAGCGCTTCCGCGAGATCCGCTCGGTCTTCGGGGACCGCCGTTCCCAGGTGATTGAGTGGGATGGCGGCCTGTACCTTAGTGCGATGAAGCAGCGGGGCATCAAGGGGGCGGAGCCGCTGCTGACGGTAGAGATTGAGCTGGATACTCAGGAGCTGCGGGCCGCGCTGGGCCAATTCAATACGTATCCCGGCAGTGGAACGCTATTGCTCTCCGATAGTGCGAGATTCGCGCTCTACAGCATGACCGGCGAGCTGGCGCAGGCGGAGCCGTCCCAGTATGCCCGGGATATCCGCACGGTGGCCTCCGGGGAGAGGCTGAGGATCGCCGGTGCGCCTTATTATATCGTCCAGACCGGCTCACAGGAGCTTGGCTTGTCCATCTACCGGATCATCCCGGAGGATATTATCAAGAATCCGCTGAGCAAATTCTATACCTGGGCCTGGGTGTTTGGTGTGGCTGCGCTTGCCATCATCATTGCTTTTGCACTGTCGACCTACAAGTTCATTCATAAGCCGATGCTGACGCTGGTGAAGAGCTTCCGGAGAATGGAGCAGGGCGATCTGGACATTCATATCCAGCATGAGTCGAAGGATGAATTCCGTTATCTGTACAGCCGCTTCAACCAGATGGTAAGCAATCTGCACTCCCTGATCGATCAGGTGTACAAGCAGAAGATTATGGCCCAGCGGGCAGAGCTGAAGCAATTGCAGTCACAGATTAACCCGCATTTTCTGTATAACAGCTTCTTCATTCTGAACACGATGGCGAAGACCGGCGATACCGAGCGGATCGAACAGCTTACTACGATGCTCGGCGAATACTTCCAGTTTGTCACGCGGAACGCTTCCGATCTGGTGTCATTGGAGCAGGAGATTCACCATGCAAGAATGTATACAGAGATTCAGGCCATGCGCTTCTCCCGCAGAATTGGGGTCCGGTTCGATGCCTTGTCGGAGGAGCTGAAGAAGGTGCAAGTTCCGCGGCTGATCGTGCAGCCGATTATTGAGAACGCGTTCAAGCACAGCCTGGAAAAGAAAGCCATGGAGGGCCTGATCATTGTCCGCTTCGCGCAGGAAGGCCCGGACATCCGCATTATCGTCGAGGATAACGGGGACCGGCTGAGCGATGATACTCTAGAGCAATTGAAAGAGTCCCTTACTGTCTATCAGGAGCAGGCGGAGACCACAGGCCTTGTGAACATTCACCGGCGCATCCGCATTACCTTCGGGGAAGAGAGCGGCTTGCTGGCGGACCGGAGTGAGCTGGGCGGACTAAGGGTAACCATCCTGATTAGAGCTGGAGGTGAGAATGCTGATGTACAGGATGCTTATCGTTGATGATGAAGAGATTATTACAGATGGACTGGCGGTTATTTTCGGCAAAATGGAGCTTGAGCTGGACATCTACAAGGCCTACTCGGGCCGTGAAGCGCTAAATCTGCTGCACCGGACCCGGGTGGATATTGTCCTGTCTGATATCTGCATGCCCGAGATGGACGGGCTGGAGCTGATGGAGCATATCCGCCGGAGCTGGCCGCAATGCAAAATCGTCTTCCTGACCGGACACAATGACTTCAATTATGTCTACCAGGCGATTCAGGCTCCGGGCGTCCAGTATGTGCTCAAGAATGAAGGTTATCCGAAGCTGATTGAAGCGGTGATGCGTGCGCTACAGGAGCTGAACGACACCATGCAGGTCAATGATCTGATTCGTGAATCCAAGGAGCAGCTTAACACGCTGGAGACCTTGGCGCAGGGCGATTATTTCCGCCACCTCATTCACAGCGTCAAGGCGGATCAGGATATGGCCGGGGATTTCATCCGTCTGAACATTCCACTGGATGCTTCGCGGCCGGTGCTGATCGCACTGGGCAGCATCAGTGATCCTGAATCCTCGCGCACATATATGGACCGCCGGGAGACGGCGCTTGCGGTCAAGTTCCTGTCGGAGAAGCTGCTGAAGGAGCGGACGGTCAGCCTTGGGGTTATCGACCGGTACGGTGACCTGATCTGGCTGATTCAGCCGGGCGGGACGGGAGAGGCTTCGCAGCCGGAGGCTTGGGAGCAGATGATTAAATTCCTGGAAGGCACCTTCGAGCTGATTCAGCAGTCCTGCCGGGAATCGCTGGAGGTCGGGATTGCCATCACCCTCAGTGCGGAGGAGTCCGCGTGGTCCAGGCTTCCAGTGGTGTACGATAAGGCGAGGCAGGTTCAGCATTACCGGGCCGGGGACGGGGAGCGGATGGTGCAGAAGGTGCAGCTGAATGAAACGGCGGTGCCGGATACCTTGCGTGACCGCTTCCTGCGTGACAAGGTGGAGACCCTGGCTGCGCATCTGGAGGCGGGCCGCAAGGAGGAGTTCCTCCGGTTGTTCAAGGAGATGGCTGAACCGGCCGGGCAGGACCCGGGAAGGTGCAATCCTTATCTTACCGAGCTGTATTACACAATTGCCCTGATGCTCATGTCGTACATGAACAGATGGGAAGCGGATGAGGAGATCGGGGGAAGCGGGCTGATGCAGCTTGAGTCTCACCGGACTTGGGGAGAAGCCTTCCGCTATCTGCGGGATACAGCAGAGCTGCTGTTCTCTGTCAGGAAGAGCGGGGAGCAGAAGCGGGCAGCCGGTGTCATCGACCGGATCTGCTTATATATAGAAGAGAATCTCGACCAGGACCTGTCGCTCGTGCGGCTGGCCGATGTGATCCACTTCAATCCCTCCTATCTGTCCCGCCTGTTCAAGCAGGAACGGGGCATCAATCTGTCCGAGTATATCGAGGAGTTGCGCATCCGCCAGGCCAAGGACCTGCTGCGCAGAGGGGAGCTCAAGGTCGCGGAGGTTGGCTCGTTAATCGGTTACGTCACCCCGCAATCCTTCACCCGGGTATTCAAAAAATGGACCGGAACCACGCCGCAGGAATACCGTGCGGATGTGGTTGGCGGTTGAATGGTGGGAACGAATAGGGGGAATTGGGGAAGAAATAATCGCTCCTTCGGGATGGATGGCGTTGCCTCCATCGTCCGGGGGAGCGATTATTCGTTGAGGAGAGTAAAAGAAAGGGATAAATCCCATTAATGCAGCCAAAAGTCGGCCGGACGGGGAAAAGAAAGGGATAAATCCCATTAATACAGCCAAAAGTCGGCTGGATGGGCAAAAGAAAGGGATAAATCCCATTAATGCAGCCAAAAGTCGGCTGGATGGGGAAAAGAAAGGGATAAATCCCATTAATGCAGCCAAAAGTCGGTTGGATGGGGAAATGAAAGGGATGGTATTAGAGTAACGAGGAGCACAAGTGCCCCTGATTTCAGCAGAAGTTGGCTAAATGAACAAATCAGGAGCAGAAGTGCCCCTGATTTCAGCAGAAGGCTGCTAAATGAGCGAATGAGGAGCACAAGTGGACTCCTGTCAAGAAAGTAGACAGCAACTACATCGTTTTTCGCTTAAATGTGGCTGCAAACTGAACCGGAGAAACGTAACCGAGCGCCCCATGGATTCGTTTGCGGTTGTAGAAAAATTCAATGTACTGGAAAATGGCATCATACGCCTGTTGCTTCGTTTTAAATCGATTCCAGTACACCAACTCTTTTTTTAAGAGGCTGTGAAAAGATTCGATACAGGCGTTATCATAACAGTTCCCTTTGCGGCTCATGCTTGCGGTCATCTGGTACGTCTTTAGGCGTTCCCGGTAGTCTTCAGAGGCGTACTGGGAGCCTCGATCCGAATGGTGAATTAAGCCCTTCCCGGGGCGTTTGGCCTTGTAGGCAGCGTCCAGAGCGCCTTGTACGAGGTCAGTGGTCATCCGGTCGCTAAGCCGCCAGCCGACAATCTCCCGGGTACACAGGTCCAGCACACTCGCCAAGTACATTCGTCCTTCCCGGCAGGGAATGTAGGTGATATCCGCCACCCACGTCTGGTTCGGCTTTTCCGTGTGAAATTGCTGGTTTAACAGGTTGGGGGCAATGGGTAACGGATGGTTGGAGTCGGTGGTGCATACGCGAAATCTCTTTGCGACACAAGAGCGCAGACCCCGTTCTTTCATGTACTTGCCTACCGTGCGTTCACTGACCTGGTGCCCTTCACGCTCTAAGAGAACCTTGATTTTGGGGCTGCCATAGCGACCCTTAGAGTCATGAAAATGATAGGCAATCCGCTTCAGCAACAAGGCTTTGCGGCTGGCTTGAGGGCTGGGCTTTGCTGTTCTCCATTTGTAGTACCCGCTCCGGGACACCTGAAAGACATTGCACATCTTCTCCACGCGGAACTCGGAGCGATGATCTTCAATAAACTGAAATCTCAGTTCTTTGGATTGCTGAAGATGTGCACGGCTTTTTTTAGGATTGCCATCTCCTCTGTCAGCTCTGCGAGTTCGTGCTCCCGCTCCTTCAGTTGACGTTCCAGCTCTCTGTATTTGTCTGGAGTAACGATGGGCTCATTCTCAAACTGCCGGTACTGTCCTAGCCATTTATGCAACGTTTTGGCGGGGACATCCAGTTCCAGGGCCAGTTCCGCCACCGTTTTCGTCTGCTCCTGGATGTACTTGACGGTCTGTCTTTTGTATTCTTCATTGTAGCTTCTCCGTGTTCCACTCATGGGGACACCTCCTCGTTAAACTTATTATCTCTATTCTCTTAACGGGTGTCCACGGTTAACACTAACAGCAAAGTGCCCCTGATATCAGCAGAAAGCTGCTAGATGAGCGAATGAGGAGCACAAGTGCCCCTGATTTCAGCAGAAGGCTGCTAAATGAACAAATGAGGTGCAGAAGTGCACCTGATATCAACAGAAAGCGGCTAGATGAGCGAATGAGGAGCACAAGTGCCCCTATCTCTTATAAGTAAATCCGATAATTCCCGCTTAGCGCCAGCATGGTGAAGAAATACAGGCAGTTGTCGTAATACCGCCGTTCTCCGGTGCGCAGCGGGGTGTTCCAGAACAGTTTGACGAAGCGCCCGGCATCCGGCCCGTCGGCAGCGAGCGAGGCCATTGCCAGAGTGGACAGCAGGCCGACCGGATGCAGGGACAGCTCGTCAAACGGCTGACCGTCAATGGTATACCGCCGGTAATCCGCAGGATCTATGTCCCGGAAGAACGCCTGAATCCGGTTAGACTGCTCTACCTGCCAAGGATCGCAGCGGAACCATTCATAATCCAACCCGATGTTGGCGGCGACACGGTAGGCATCGCTGAAGAAGTGGCGGAAGTCGCCATGCGGCTGGGGTTCCACCGGAGTCCCGTCATAGTTGGCGTATTCCGGGGACAGTCCGGTAACCGGGTGGCAGGCCAGGTGCAGGTAATCCCGACTCCGGGCAGCTGCATCCTTCCAGAACGCCCGGTCTGCTTCATCCGCCTGCAGGGCGAACAGATCATAGAAATGCGGCAAATGATAGGAGGGATCGCTGAACGGAGTCTCCGGGATGAACTTAATCAGCCTGGTCTCCGGGTCCCACATCGGATGGCCTTCTCCGTCTTCCCCCTTGTGCACACAAGCGCGGAGAATGATTCTGGCCTGCTCAGAATAATTGAATGGCGCGGCACCGTCGCCCCAGCGGCTGGAAGCGAAGAACAGGGCCATCGCGAAGAACTCTTCTCCATCCGGCGCGGGGCCGGGAGACAACCGTGTACCATCCAACTTGCATTGCCAGGCGAAATAATCCTTATAACGGCCCTCCGTATGCTGCATGAAGACTTTGGCGAAATTCCAGAGCCGGTCGAACTCCTCCTTTTTATTCATCTGAACCGCCATCATCATCCCGTACGACATGCCCTCTGTGCGCACATCGGTATTGCCTGTATCTACGATATAACCCTTATCATCATCCATAGTATGGTAGAGCCGGACATCAGGGGCACCGTAGAACATTTCGTTCCAGGTATCTTCCAGCCGCTGCTGAATCGCCTCCGGACGCAGTCCGTTTTCAAGAAACAAATTTCTGTACTCTCCTGTGTAAAAAGAACCCTCTGTAGTATTTATCATAACATCCTCCAGGTGAATTTTATTTTGCCCAAGTATATCATAAGCGGCGGTATAGAGATTAAAGCGTTTTCCAGATATTTTATAGACGATTCCGGCTCTGGACCATAATCTAAGGATAGATCAATCTTAGGTGTCTATATGTCATGGACTTCACGCCAAAAGCTTCTCTATACTGGTAGGGACATACTGCAAGGTGAATAAAAAGGTTAGGGTGATTGAGCTATGAATGAGGTCTCAGAGCTAATGAAGCTTACAGTCTACACGCGCATACCGAACCAAGATTACACCGGATCTCTCAGCAACAGTGTTCACATGGCCTGCACAGATGACCATAACGAATTTCAGCCGCTGAACCGGAACTATGGCATACTATTTGCCGTGGCAACGGTGGATGAGAAGAATGTGATTCATGAAAAAGGACTCAAAAATCCCTATCTATTCCGCACACAGGAAGGTGCTTTCGGGATGATTGCCGTAAGGGTTGACGCCTCGGGGGAGGATGACGGGGAGAGCAGGGGGCAGATTCTGCTGTGGACCTCGCCGGATCTGGTGACCTTCGATACTCAGCGGCTTGTCCGGCTCGATAATGAACGGTATGTAAAAGAAGCCGTCTGCGCACTGGACAACACAGGCGCAGGATACG
This genomic interval from Paenibacillus sp. FSL H8-0332 contains the following:
- a CDS encoding ABC transporter permease subunit, whose product is MRAKLRKELPLHLMLLPGLVMIILFSYVPMAGVMIAFQKFIPAKGLFGDQKWVGLDNFEYVMNLPSFTQVLWNTLFISSLKLILGLIIPLVFAILLNELASNVIKRSVQTAIYLPYFLSWVVLGGILIDILSPSGGIVNEFLGWFGVSKIFFLGDNDWFPFTLIASDVWKNFGYGTIVYLAAITGIDPGLYEAATIDGANRWHKTWHITIPGIRMVIVLLSVLSLGQLLNAGFDQVFNLYSPQVYESGDILDTFVYRIGLLDAQYGVATAVGFFKSIISLTLISSSYFLAYRFAKYRIF
- a CDS encoding transposase — translated: MSGTRRSYNEEYKRQTVKYIQEQTKTVAELALELDVPAKTLHKWLGQYRQFENEPIVTPDKYRELERQLKEREHELAELTEEMAILKKAVHIFSNPKN
- a CDS encoding glycosyl hydrolase family 8, translating into MINTTEGSFYTGEYRNLFLENGLRPEAIQQRLEDTWNEMFYGAPDVRLYHTMDDDKGYIVDTGNTDVRTEGMSYGMMMAVQMNKKEEFDRLWNFAKVFMQHTEGRYKDYFAWQCKLDGTRLSPGPAPDGEEFFAMALFFASSRWGDGAAPFNYSEQARIILRACVHKGEDGEGHPMWDPETRLIKFIPETPFSDPSYHLPHFYDLFALQADEADRAFWKDAAARSRDYLHLACHPVTGLSPEYANYDGTPVEPQPHGDFRHFFSDAYRVAANIGLDYEWFRCDPWQVEQSNRIQAFFRDIDPADYRRYTIDGQPFDELSLHPVGLLSTLAMASLAADGPDAGRFVKLFWNTPLRTGERRYYDNCLYFFTMLALSGNYRIYL
- a CDS encoding IS3 family transposase produces the protein MQRAGTSTEGAGARTRRADRGDGNPKKSRAHLQQSKELRFQFIEDHRSEFRVEKMCNVFQVSRSGYYKWRTAKPSPQASRKALLLKRIAYHFHDSKGRYGSPKIKVLLEREGHQVSERTVGKYMKERGLRSCVAKRFRVCTTDSNHPLPIAPNLLNQQFHTEKPNQTWVADITYIPCREGRMYLASVLDLCTREIVGWRLSDRMTTDLVQGALDAAYKAKRPGKGLIHHSDRGSQYASEDYRERLKTYQMTASMSRKGNCYDNACIESFHSLLKKELVYWNRFKTKQQAYDAIFQYIEFFYNRKRIHGALGYVSPVQFAATFKRKTM
- a CDS encoding extracellular solute-binding protein, which codes for MNKGTRNGRGLLKSTSILLLSALLLSACSGKLESGNGGKEAAAGNDPKPSAAVDESPLGKYDPPIELSFVRDLSDVVENNVLGVLKDETIDNNRWTKLYEDQLGIKIKYNWIVKGSQTSDQYLQKINVTLASGDLPDVTPVNATQLKQLADSDQIEDMTALYEKYASPFTKKVLAGEGTSVFDAATFDGKLMAIPSLESSIERSMYIWIRTDWLEKLGLQPPKTMADVLAISEAFVEKDPDGNGKKDTIGLGITKDLWGGAMGLEGFMAGYNAYPNIWVDDGSGKLVYGSIQPEVKQALQVLQDMAKKGQLDQEFGVKDGGKVSEMISAGKIGMEYGEQWNSIWPLQLNRDNDPKAQWQAFPIVSESGDTPKVPLKFSTTRFFAVKKGATNPEAVIKMFNLHVEKNWGETAEFDKYYAPPEAESVWQLSPVTPYPVTKNVDAFREIDAARKAGDFSTLKGEAKTIQGKLESYASGSTEGFSLWGWERIYGEQGSMGIADQYIKNDQFLQEKFVGAPTPTMVERKTTLEKQQNEMFVKIILGDPIDKFDQFVKDWKKLGGDQITQEVNEWYAATKK
- a CDS encoding carbohydrate ABC transporter permease, with product MRPKKRFDGIAVLNATVLILVSLLCILPLIHIIAVSFSSSAAASAGYVRLWPVDFTFASYMYTMSRTEFWQSMLVSLTRIGIGTPLNLLLTILVAYPLSKESHALRFRSVYAWAFFVTMLFNGGLIPWYTTLKEYGLLDSIWALVLPGAVPVFSVVLLLNFFREIPKELEEAALIDGAGHFRTVWSIFVPISKPALATLALFSMVEHWNSWFDGLLLMGNPANYPLQSYIQTIVIQQNLSNMSRDAMLDLALISDRTLKSSQIFLGSLPIILAYPFLQKYFVKGIVLGSVKG
- a CDS encoding response regulator translates to MLIVDDEEIITDGLAVIFGKMELELDIYKAYSGREALNLLHRTRVDIVLSDICMPEMDGLELMEHIRRSWPQCKIVFLTGHNDFNYVYQAIQAPGVQYVLKNEGYPKLIEAVMRALQELNDTMQVNDLIRESKEQLNTLETLAQGDYFRHLIHSVKADQDMAGDFIRLNIPLDASRPVLIALGSISDPESSRTYMDRRETALAVKFLSEKLLKERTVSLGVIDRYGDLIWLIQPGGTGEASQPEAWEQMIKFLEGTFELIQQSCRESLEVGIAITLSAEESAWSRLPVVYDKARQVQHYRAGDGERMVQKVQLNETAVPDTLRDRFLRDKVETLAAHLEAGRKEEFLRLFKEMAEPAGQDPGRCNPYLTELYYTIALMLMSYMNRWEADEEIGGSGLMQLESHRTWGEAFRYLRDTAELLFSVRKSGEQKRAAGVIDRICLYIEENLDQDLSLVRLADVIHFNPSYLSRLFKQERGINLSEYIEELRIRQAKDLLRRGELKVAEVGSLIGYVTPQSFTRVFKKWTGTTPQEYRADVVGG
- a CDS encoding histidine kinase, with product MVKMIAGGLGLLFKKDYSLRNTIFLRLIVTFLLIMLPILVFAAYLYQWIMQTASSDIRSSASAQTVFYLNDMENEIERMKLLQYSLLEDEDLNKLALTWETLPTIDRTENLNSLMKRLFIVQNSSTYIKDVRVHIMTIGRTISSVGGVREIELKRFREIRSVFGDRRSQVIEWDGGLYLSAMKQRGIKGAEPLLTVEIELDTQELRAALGQFNTYPGSGTLLLSDSARFALYSMTGELAQAEPSQYARDIRTVASGERLRIAGAPYYIVQTGSQELGLSIYRIIPEDIIKNPLSKFYTWAWVFGVAALAIIIAFALSTYKFIHKPMLTLVKSFRRMEQGDLDIHIQHESKDEFRYLYSRFNQMVSNLHSLIDQVYKQKIMAQRAELKQLQSQINPHFLYNSFFILNTMAKTGDTERIEQLTTMLGEYFQFVTRNASDLVSLEQEIHHARMYTEIQAMRFSRRIGVRFDALSEELKKVQVPRLIVQPIIENAFKHSLEKKAMEGLIIVRFAQEGPDIRIIVEDNGDRLSDDTLEQLKESLTVYQEQAETTGLVNIHRRIRITFGEESGLLADRSELGGLRVTILIRAGGENADVQDAYR